The Echinicola rosea genome has a segment encoding these proteins:
- a CDS encoding PAS domain-containing protein codes for MLQDIDLFYVSLSLVPALFNIAIFCYIFWIYPSTRETNIFLLFLVSLIVWQIQDTLMRFNVDHETACHISRSLDFGWMFLGALILHFICFYIDHSVIKNRSFLIIIYGISGILYICYLANLDEVVLSYDENWGYITGIRPGSYDLLSRAWVALLALASLGILIREYFNKENSPIMRKQILVLFLGTFLPVLQGVITQVYFSAMGKADIPVTSTSLTCFSFASVIALRKFKMFDVSSSIASGKIVRQIENGVIALSPEHKIVYLNPSACKLFGVDMHNGDFGTLKALFSTESDYKNFLNDLGLQLSKRKMESCSTKLISKNGKPLQILFTASAFDYGIGKKGSLVIFNDITELKEANHVIQLVNKRYDFITRASEEAVWEWSFKDQTIFWNENYEGLFGHKAPLGKTPIQHWANHLHPEDKDHVLGKIKKHVSQKLETRWEERYRFRKSDGTYANVFDKGFIIYDEHGEAIKMVGTMQDLSKIKAYIDQIERQNQEFSEITWMQSHEVRAPLSRLMGMVDYLKEYGFDEDADKQFLDEMAASCKELDHIVHRIIDRAQKVRN; via the coding sequence ATGTTGCAAGACATAGACCTATTTTATGTATCCCTTTCATTGGTGCCTGCACTATTCAACATAGCCATATTTTGCTATATCTTTTGGATATACCCCAGTACCCGAGAAACCAATATTTTCCTTTTATTTTTGGTCTCTTTGATTGTTTGGCAAATCCAAGACACCTTAATGAGGTTTAATGTTGATCACGAAACAGCATGTCACATTTCACGCTCATTGGATTTTGGATGGATGTTCTTAGGTGCATTGATACTCCATTTTATCTGTTTTTATATCGACCACTCCGTCATCAAAAACCGCTCCTTCCTCATTATTATTTATGGTATTTCGGGAATACTCTACATTTGCTATTTGGCCAATCTGGACGAAGTAGTCCTTAGCTATGATGAAAACTGGGGATACATCACCGGAATCCGTCCAGGTTCTTATGATCTGCTGAGCCGTGCCTGGGTTGCGCTATTGGCCTTGGCCAGCCTGGGCATATTGATAAGGGAGTATTTTAACAAGGAAAACTCGCCTATTATGCGAAAACAAATCTTGGTATTGTTCTTAGGCACATTTTTACCTGTTCTTCAAGGAGTGATTACCCAAGTCTATTTTTCCGCTATGGGCAAGGCCGATATACCGGTAACCTCTACTAGCCTTACCTGTTTTTCCTTCGCCTCCGTTATAGCACTCCGGAAATTCAAAATGTTTGACGTATCATCTTCAATCGCCTCTGGCAAGATCGTACGACAGATCGAAAATGGCGTAATCGCCCTATCTCCTGAACACAAAATTGTTTACCTCAACCCTAGCGCCTGTAAATTATTCGGAGTGGACATGCATAACGGGGACTTCGGCACACTAAAGGCTTTATTTTCTACAGAATCAGATTATAAAAACTTCTTAAATGATCTTGGGTTACAACTGAGCAAAAGAAAAATGGAAAGCTGCAGCACCAAACTGATTTCCAAAAACGGCAAGCCACTACAAATACTATTTACTGCAAGTGCATTTGACTACGGAATAGGCAAGAAAGGCTCCCTTGTTATCTTTAATGACATTACCGAACTAAAGGAAGCCAATCACGTCATCCAACTGGTCAACAAACGCTACGACTTTATCACCAGAGCCTCTGAAGAAGCTGTTTGGGAGTGGTCTTTCAAGGACCAAACAATCTTTTGGAACGAAAACTACGAAGGGCTATTTGGCCATAAAGCACCTCTTGGCAAAACCCCTATCCAGCATTGGGCAAACCATTTGCACCCGGAGGACAAAGACCATGTATTGGGCAAAATAAAAAAGCATGTTTCCCAAAAACTGGAAACGCGCTGGGAAGAAAGGTACCGTTTCCGCAAAAGTGACGGCACATATGCAAATGTATTTGATAAAGGGTTCATCATCTATGACGAACATGGAGAAGCCATTAAAATGGTCGGCACGATGCAAGACCTCTCCAAAATCAAAGCATATATAGATCAAATCGAGCGCCAAAACCAAGAGTTTTCTGAAATTACCTGGATGCAATCCCACGAAGTAAGGGCTCCATTATCCCGGCTGATGGGGATGGTTGATTACCTTAAAGAATACGGATTCGATGAAGATGCAGACAAACAGTTTTTGGATGAAATGGCAGCATCATGCAAGGAATTGGATCATATAGTACACCGCATCATCGACAGGGCCCAGAAAGTAAGAAATTGA
- the queG gene encoding tRNA epoxyqueuosine(34) reductase QueG, translated as MAAKIQEDKHAAIIKRLARSLGFDFCGIAKAGFLEDEAPKLEAWLANHYQGKMAYMANYFDKRLDPTKLVEGANSVVSLIYNYYPDNKLPEGEKDYKIAKYAYGKDYHFVIKDKLKEYLHRLKEEVGDVEGRAFVDSAPVMERQWAEKAGLGWRGKNSLLLNRNMGSYFFIAELIIDLEATSDDPVTKDYCGSCTRCIDACPTDAIVQPGVVDGSRCISYFTIELKDELPSSMKGKFDNWMFGCDICQDVCPWNRFARPHEEPEFRPHPEIPEMTRRDWEEITQETFSKVFQKSAVKRTKLSGLRRNIRFLMDSTDEKIKGQGED; from the coding sequence ATGGCAGCAAAGATTCAAGAAGATAAACATGCGGCAATCATCAAGCGACTCGCACGATCGTTGGGTTTTGATTTTTGTGGGATTGCAAAAGCAGGATTTTTGGAAGATGAGGCGCCTAAGTTGGAAGCATGGTTGGCAAACCATTATCAAGGAAAAATGGCCTATATGGCCAATTATTTTGACAAAAGGCTGGATCCTACCAAGCTGGTGGAGGGAGCCAATTCCGTGGTTAGCCTTATATATAATTACTATCCCGATAATAAATTGCCCGAAGGCGAGAAGGATTATAAAATCGCCAAGTACGCTTATGGTAAGGATTATCACTTTGTCATCAAAGATAAACTGAAGGAATACCTGCATCGGCTAAAGGAGGAAGTGGGCGATGTGGAAGGCAGGGCTTTTGTGGATTCTGCACCTGTCATGGAGCGTCAGTGGGCTGAGAAAGCAGGATTGGGCTGGAGGGGCAAAAACAGCTTGCTGCTCAACCGAAACATGGGGAGTTACTTTTTTATTGCTGAACTGATCATTGATCTTGAGGCTACATCTGATGATCCCGTTACCAAGGATTATTGTGGCAGTTGTACGCGGTGCATAGACGCTTGTCCCACGGATGCCATTGTCCAGCCAGGAGTGGTGGACGGAAGCCGGTGTATTTCGTATTTTACCATTGAGCTGAAAGATGAACTGCCCTCTTCGATGAAGGGTAAATTTGACAACTGGATGTTTGGTTGTGACATTTGCCAGGATGTGTGTCCCTGGAACCGTTTTGCCAGGCCCCATGAAGAGCCCGAATTCCGGCCGCATCCGGAAATTCCGGAAATGACCAGGCGCGATTGGGAGGAGATTACGCAAGAGACCTTTAGCAAAGTATTTCAGAAATCTGCCGTTAAGCGGACGAAGCTGTCCGGCCTCAGAAGAAATATCCGTTTTTTGATGGACTCTACTGATGAAAAGATCAAAGGTCAGGGTGAGGATTGA
- the ruvB gene encoding Holliday junction branch migration DNA helicase RuvB has product MREDYLKGDDEHMSQTDKDFEKALRPLSFDDFTGQQKIVDNIQIFVMAAKKRGESLDHVLLHGPPGLGKTTLSHIIANELDSSLKITSGPVLDKPSDLAGLLTNLDEGDVLFIDEIHRLNSIVEEYLYSAMEDFRIDIMLDSGPNARSVQISLNPFTLIGATTRSGLLTSPLRARFGINARLEYYDSKLLTTIVMRSAHILGAPIDEVAAYELARRSRGTPRIANTLLRRTRDFADIKGNGTITLEIAKVALDALDVDENGLDEMDNRILTTIIEKFKGGPVGISTIATACGEEGETIEEVYEPFLIQEGYLKRTSRGRIATELAYKHLNIRPHFGGQSGSLFGE; this is encoded by the coding sequence ATGAGAGAAGACTATCTTAAGGGTGATGATGAGCACATGAGCCAGACAGACAAGGACTTTGAAAAAGCCTTGCGACCGTTGAGTTTTGATGACTTTACCGGGCAGCAAAAGATCGTGGACAACATCCAGATTTTTGTGATGGCTGCAAAAAAACGCGGGGAGTCCCTGGATCATGTACTTTTACACGGTCCTCCCGGCCTGGGGAAGACCACCCTGAGCCATATTATTGCCAATGAGCTGGATTCCAGTTTGAAGATTACTTCAGGTCCCGTATTGGATAAGCCATCCGATTTGGCAGGACTACTGACTAACCTGGACGAGGGTGATGTGCTGTTCATTGATGAAATCCACCGACTCAATTCCATTGTGGAGGAGTACCTTTATTCGGCCATGGAAGATTTTCGGATAGACATCATGCTGGATTCAGGGCCCAATGCCCGCTCGGTGCAGATTTCCTTAAATCCCTTTACCCTCATTGGGGCCACGACCAGATCAGGCCTGCTTACTTCACCCTTACGTGCGCGATTTGGGATCAATGCGCGGTTGGAATATTACGATTCCAAACTGCTGACCACCATAGTTATGCGGTCTGCCCATATTTTGGGAGCGCCTATTGACGAAGTGGCGGCCTATGAGCTTGCCCGTCGCAGCCGAGGCACGCCTAGGATTGCCAATACGCTCTTACGACGGACCCGCGATTTTGCAGATATCAAAGGAAATGGTACCATCACCCTCGAGATCGCCAAAGTGGCCTTGGATGCCTTGGATGTGGATGAAAATGGCCTTGATGAAATGGATAACCGAATCCTTACCACCATAATTGAGAAATTTAAAGGAGGGCCAGTTGGGATATCGACCATCGCCACGGCATGTGGAGAAGAAGGAGAAACCATTGAGGAGGTTTATGAACCCTTTTTGATCCAGGAAGGTTACTTGAAAAGGACCTCCAGGGGGAGAATTGCCACGGAATTGGCTTATAAGCATCTTAATATCCGCCCTCATTTTGGCGGTCAAAGCGGTAGCCTCTTTGGGGAATAA
- the rpsU gene encoding 30S ribosomal protein S21, which produces MIVVNVKENESIEKALKRFKKKFDRTGAIRELRSRQHFEKPSVKRRTEVIKASYKQRLRDEEGK; this is translated from the coding sequence ATGATCGTAGTAAACGTAAAAGAGAACGAATCAATCGAAAAAGCGCTAAAGCGTTTTAAGAAGAAATTTGACAGAACCGGAGCAATCCGTGAACTGAGATCTCGTCAGCATTTTGAAAAGCCTTCTGTAAAAAGAAGAACAGAAGTGATCAAAGCTTCTTACAAACAACGACTGAGAGACGAAGAAGGTAAATAA
- a CDS encoding tyrosine-type recombinase/integrase, whose translation MLFSFINYLEHEKRASAHTVLAYEKDLEQFKEFLKLSFNTEDITQAGHGEIRAWIVDLVEQQLSATTVNRKMATLRSFYKFLLRSGEISKDPTYKLRALKTPKKLPEFVQESTMEQLLNEVTYEADFEGQRDKMVMEFLYMTGVRLSELIGLRWADINLSDKTVKVYGKRKKQRIIPLTDILLGNIILYKKEFKETFSNVNESDYFIVTISKKQAYPMIIYRIVRKYLDLFAQTSKRSPHLLRHTFATHLLNKGADLNAVKDLLGHANLAATQVYTHNSMEKLKAVFDQAHPKA comes from the coding sequence ATGCTCTTTTCTTTTATAAACTATCTTGAACACGAAAAACGGGCCAGCGCACACACGGTACTTGCCTATGAAAAAGACCTTGAACAGTTCAAGGAATTTTTAAAACTGTCCTTCAATACGGAAGACATCACCCAGGCCGGTCATGGTGAAATCAGGGCTTGGATCGTAGATTTGGTAGAGCAACAGCTTTCTGCCACTACCGTCAACAGAAAAATGGCGACATTAAGGTCATTTTATAAATTTTTGCTCCGGTCAGGAGAAATTTCCAAAGACCCCACTTATAAATTAAGGGCCTTAAAAACCCCAAAGAAGCTTCCCGAATTTGTCCAGGAATCCACCATGGAGCAATTACTCAATGAAGTTACGTACGAAGCGGATTTCGAAGGACAGCGTGATAAAATGGTCATGGAGTTTTTATACATGACTGGAGTCCGACTTTCAGAATTGATCGGATTAAGGTGGGCAGACATCAACCTATCGGATAAAACGGTAAAAGTTTACGGAAAAAGAAAAAAACAACGAATAATACCATTAACAGACATACTTTTAGGAAATATTATTTTATACAAAAAAGAATTTAAAGAAACATTTTCAAATGTAAACGAGAGTGATTATTTTATCGTTACTATTAGTAAAAAGCAAGCATACCCTATGATAATTTACCGGATAGTGAGGAAATATTTAGACCTTTTTGCGCAGACGTCCAAGCGTAGTCCTCACCTTCTGAGACACACTTTTGCGACGCACCTGCTCAACAAAGGGGCTGACCTCAATGCGGTAAAGGACTTGCTAGGACATGCCAACCTTGCGGCTACGCAGGTTTACACACATAATTCTATGGAAAAACTGAAGGCTGTGTTTGATCAAGCACATCCTAAAGCCTAA
- the hpf gene encoding ribosome hibernation-promoting factor, HPF/YfiA family produces the protein MKLQMHSIHFDADQKLIDFIQKKADKLDTFYDHIIDGEVFMRLDKNENNKNKIVEIKLNVPGKQLFAKHQTDSFEGAADEAIEGLRRQIKKFKEKMVLARQ, from the coding sequence ATGAAATTACAAATGCATTCAATCCATTTCGACGCAGATCAAAAACTGATTGATTTTATCCAAAAAAAAGCTGACAAGCTGGATACGTTTTATGATCACATAATAGACGGTGAAGTATTTATGAGGCTCGACAAAAATGAGAACAATAAGAACAAGATCGTTGAAATCAAATTGAATGTGCCCGGAAAGCAGTTGTTTGCCAAACATCAGACAGACAGCTTTGAGGGAGCTGCTGATGAGGCTATCGAGGGCCTCCGGAGACAGATCAAGAAGTTCAAGGAAAAAATGGTACTCGCACGACAATGA
- a CDS encoding phosphatase PAP2 family protein, translated as MADLFFSIITHIGDGLIFLAVFPILLTYRLAHGLLCVFNAAIHMVLSVVLKRLVFVHSPRPAEFFKDIDIVQVAGVPMYHWHSFPSGHTATAFALTTMLAMLYPKRHRLQLGFLLAAVLIGFSRVYLMQHFIADVLAGSVLGVSSAFAARAIVRIYFKGKPYKKGLLRKKKVALSELKPGYQPLRIRIKPWKWPF; from the coding sequence ATGGCCGATTTATTTTTTTCTATAATCACCCATATCGGGGACGGATTGATATTTTTGGCTGTATTTCCCATTTTACTTACGTACCGGCTCGCTCACGGCCTACTCTGTGTGTTTAACGCCGCCATCCATATGGTGCTTTCAGTGGTCCTTAAGCGGTTGGTTTTTGTCCATTCACCACGTCCGGCAGAATTTTTTAAGGACATCGACATCGTGCAGGTAGCTGGCGTACCCATGTATCACTGGCACTCCTTTCCTTCGGGCCATACTGCTACAGCCTTTGCCCTCACCACCATGCTGGCCATGCTCTACCCCAAGCGACATCGCCTACAGCTGGGATTCCTACTCGCAGCGGTACTGATTGGATTTAGCCGAGTTTACCTAATGCAACATTTTATTGCTGATGTACTGGCCGGCTCTGTATTGGGAGTGAGCTCGGCATTTGCCGCCAGGGCCATCGTGAGGATTTACTTTAAAGGAAAACCTTACAAAAAAGGCTTGCTCCGAAAGAAAAAAGTAGCGCTTTCTGAGCTAAAACCAGGCTATCAGCCGCTCCGAATCCGGATCAAGCCTTGGAAATGGCCCTTTTAG
- a CDS encoding RagB/SusD family nutrient uptake outer membrane protein, whose translation MKKMNYIWGFALSIMVLASCNDDFLEEKQDLTGVNEEVFQDPHMAQAYVDYVYYLFSPGDNGRNLIWDLFGGFEFSKNTDEMPGRSALNQEYSQISFTEDHALEYFGERMGTSIRNNTWTRMKEINLFLSEIDQHGLPEELRNELKGQMYFWRAWQYFDLVKLYGGVPLVLEPQNPIIADAEETQVPRSSTKACIDQIVADLDMAIELLPGRWTGDDWGRITSGAAAAFKSRVLVTWASPLFNRDEDPSRWQLAYDASIEARSILEGNGFGLYKKGNLENGQAWGNMWFEEVDNPEAVMIYGFNDTSSDQIKKNNGWEKACRPRNLGGDGRMEPTIQLVNSFPMADGRPIAESPNYEYDLNHFYRNRDPRFYHTFAFNGALWPYDEDGDYRHWSYRWYNSEGDETPNKTTETNGANSSGIYMKKSTNPNASSADNFAFSGTDIMEIRFAEVVLNIAESAIGIGNIQEGLNAIMEIRERAGVENLDGTYGLGSGLSKDQAFAKVIEERKIEFAFEGRRFWDLRRWLLMDDEFGYTQRLGFEPINGMRRMGIYVVVKDQAGNSYSGDADPMIADADGNAPIIDRSPEEYPDGIETEEEYLDYLYDNYYEVQIKDDLDPTNNNWEFHWYPEYYFIGLNEDVLSSSPYLEQTVGWNSFSGDGTFDPLAE comes from the coding sequence ATGAAGAAAATGAATTATATATGGGGCTTTGCACTAAGTATAATGGTGTTGGCCAGTTGCAATGATGATTTCTTAGAGGAAAAGCAGGATTTGACTGGAGTAAATGAAGAGGTCTTTCAAGATCCTCACATGGCTCAAGCTTACGTAGATTATGTTTACTATTTGTTTTCACCAGGAGATAATGGGCGGAATCTGATCTGGGATCTTTTTGGAGGATTCGAATTTTCAAAAAACACCGATGAGATGCCTGGTCGAAGTGCATTAAATCAAGAGTATTCCCAAATTTCCTTTACCGAGGATCATGCCTTGGAATATTTTGGAGAGCGCATGGGCACCAGTATTAGGAACAATACCTGGACCCGTATGAAGGAGATTAATCTCTTTTTGTCAGAAATTGACCAGCACGGACTTCCAGAGGAGCTAAGAAATGAACTTAAGGGTCAAATGTACTTTTGGAGGGCTTGGCAGTATTTTGATTTGGTCAAGCTGTATGGAGGAGTGCCTTTAGTATTGGAACCTCAAAATCCAATTATTGCCGATGCGGAAGAAACCCAAGTTCCAAGAAGCAGTACAAAAGCATGTATTGATCAGATTGTGGCTGATTTGGATATGGCAATAGAATTATTGCCTGGCAGATGGACTGGTGATGACTGGGGCAGGATTACCAGCGGAGCTGCAGCGGCCTTCAAGAGCCGCGTATTAGTGACTTGGGCCAGCCCTTTATTCAATAGAGATGAAGATCCATCCAGATGGCAATTGGCATATGATGCTTCAATCGAGGCAAGGAGTATCCTTGAAGGGAATGGCTTCGGACTATACAAAAAAGGAAATCTTGAAAATGGTCAAGCATGGGGAAATATGTGGTTTGAAGAAGTGGATAATCCTGAAGCAGTAATGATCTATGGATTTAATGATACCTCATCAGATCAAATAAAGAAAAACAATGGTTGGGAGAAAGCTTGCCGCCCAAGGAACCTAGGAGGTGATGGCAGGATGGAACCGACGATACAACTAGTGAATTCTTTCCCTATGGCAGATGGTCGTCCGATCGCAGAGTCACCAAACTATGAATATGATCTCAACCATTTCTACCGTAATAGAGATCCTAGGTTTTACCATACCTTTGCCTTCAATGGAGCCCTATGGCCTTATGATGAAGATGGTGACTATAGACATTGGAGCTATAGGTGGTATAATTCTGAAGGTGATGAAACACCAAATAAAACCACAGAAACTAATGGAGCAAACTCCAGTGGTATTTATATGAAGAAGTCTACCAATCCAAATGCTTCAAGTGCTGATAATTTTGCATTTAGTGGAACTGATATTATGGAGATTCGTTTTGCAGAAGTAGTCTTGAATATTGCCGAGTCTGCTATCGGTATTGGCAATATCCAAGAAGGGTTGAATGCCATCATGGAGATCAGGGAGCGTGCAGGCGTAGAAAACCTTGACGGAACTTACGGGTTGGGATCTGGCTTGAGCAAGGACCAAGCATTTGCCAAAGTAATAGAAGAGCGTAAGATAGAATTTGCCTTTGAAGGAAGGAGATTCTGGGACCTTAGAAGGTGGTTGTTGATGGATGATGAATTTGGGTACACCCAGAGGTTGGGTTTTGAACCAATTAATGGAATGAGAAGAATGGGTATTTATGTGGTGGTCAAAGACCAAGCTGGAAATTCATACAGCGGGGATGCTGACCCTATGATTGCTGATGCTGATGGTAATGCTCCGATTATTGACCGTTCACCGGAGGAATACCCGGATGGTATAGAAACAGAAGAGGAATATTTGGATTATCTCTATGACAATTATTATGAGGTACAGATCAAAGATGATTTGGATCCAACCAATAACAATTGGGAATTTCACTGGTATCCGGAGTATTATTTCATAGGATTAAATGAAGATGTTTTGAGCTCTTCACCATACCTAGAGCAAACTGTGGGCTGGAATAGCTTTAGCGGCGATGGCACCTTCGACCCGCTTGCCGAGTAG